The window CAGAAAAACGTGCGCATGATGGGCGAAGCCCCTAACCCGGACGATTTTGGAAACATAGTCATCGGAAAACGCGCAGGGGTACCTGTATATAAACCTATTTATTTAAAACAGGTTGCAACTATAGAAAAAGGACTTGATGATATCCGCAGGGTATCGCGCACTAACGGCAAAACATCGGTTGGGCTTGGCATAAGAAAACAGCGCGGCTCTAACCAGGTCGCGGTATCCTTGAAAGTATTAAAGAAATATGAAGCATTGAAAAAGAATATGCCAAAAGGCATGGCTCTTGGCATAGTATTTAACCAGACAAGTTTTATCAGGGATTCCATAAGAGAGCTTACCATCACGCTGCTGCTTTCCGCTCTTGCCACATCCATTGTATGCTGGATATTTTTAGGGTCCTTTACTGCTACGGTTAATATACTTCTTGCTATACCAACTTCAATACTTGGCACTTTTCTTATTATCTATTTTCTGGGTTTTACGCTGAACACCTTCACTGTGCTGGGCCTTTCACTTGCAGTCGGCATAGTGGTGGATGACGCTATAATGGTCCTTGAGAATATCGTACGCTACAGGGAACAGGGCATTGAGAAAGTCGAAGCCGCGCGCACCGGAGCAAGGCAGATTACCTTTGCTGCCTTTGCCGCGACACTGGCTCTTATAGCGATATTTCTTCCTGTAGCTTTTATGACGGGAATTGTCGGCAAATTCTTTTTCCAGTACGGCATAACTATCTCCGTAGCTGTTGCTCTTTCACTGCTTGAGGCCCTGACGCTTACACCCATGAGGTCTTCTCAGTTCTTGCGGGTAGGCGAACGGACTACCTGGTTCGGAAAAATGGTGGATTCTTCGTTCAAGCTGACTGCAAAAAAATATAAGAACCTGCTTGGCTGGGCGCTTGACAGGCGCGGGAAAGTAATTGTGATTACAACTATCTTATTTCTTGCTTCTTTATATTTTTTCAAAACCCTGAGGAAGGAATTTGTTCCCCCCCAGGACCAGAGCCTGTTACTGTTGAGGTTCCAGACGCCTCCTGATTCTTCCATTGACTATACAAGCCTGAGAGCTAAAGCTATAGAAGCTTATTGTTTAAAAAAGCCGGAAGTGGACCATTTCTTTTCTATTATTGGAGGATTTAGTGGCGGAGATGTTAATTCAGGCATAGTATTTGTTACCCTTAAAACCCCTGGCAAAAGGCCGGTATCCCCGGAACACAAACACCGCCTTTCGCAAAAAGAGCTGATGGCGGTTTTTAGAAAAGAGTTGAACACCGACCCTAAACTAAGGGTTATTGTCCAGGACCTGTCCCTTGCAGGGTTTACCGCTCAGAGGGGGTTTCCCGTGGAGTTCGCCGTTGAAGGCCCTGATTGGGACATCCTTACCGATACCTCCGAGAAGCTCAGGCGCGAGCTTTCAAAAAGCAGTTTGATGACTGATGTTGACACAAACTTTTTGCCTAAAGTAACCGAGATACACGTTTACCCTGACCGGAAGAAAGCCGCCCAGCGCGGGGTTGATGTTCAGACTTTAGGACAGACTATAGATTACCTCGTAGGCGGGGAACCGATAGCAAAATACACTGAAAGCGGCAGGCGTTATGACGTGCGTATAAGGCTCGTTCCATCCTCTCGCTTAAAAACAAACGATATAAACAGGCTTCAGCTCTGGAATAACCGCGGTGAATTGGTAAATTTAAAAGATATCGTAAATTTAGTGGAAGAACCGGCTTCACTTACAATTACAAGAAGAAACAGGGAGCGCGCTGTATCGATATTCGCCAATGTTGCTCCCGGCAAATCACAGACGGCTGCATTAAAAGAAGTAACGCGTCTTGCAAAACAAATACTTCCGCCAGGTTATCATATTGAATTTACAGGCAGCGCCCAGACTTTTAAGGAATCATTTTCAAGCCTTGCTTTTGTGCTTCTAATGGGCATACTCATTTCATATATGGTACTTGCATCCCAGTTCAACAGTTACCTTCACCCGGTCATAGTGCTTCTTGCCCTTCCTTTCAGCATATCCGGCGCGCTGCTTGCGCTTTGGATCGGCAACCAGTCGCTAAATATTTACAGCTTCATCGGGATTATCCTTTTAATGGGCATAGTAAAAAAGAACTCTATCCTTCTTGTAGATTTTACGAACCAGTACAGGGCGCAGGGTATGCCGGTACGCCAGGCGCTTATAGAAGCCTGCCCTGTCAGGCTTAGGCCTATACTTATGACCTCTATAGCTA of the Candidatus Liberimonas magnetica genome contains:
- a CDS encoding efflux RND transporter permease subunit, which produces MTLSDISIKNPVFAWMLMAALMIFGFIGYFRMGVSALPDVDFPVASIILSWRGAAPEVMETDIVDPVEDSLMGIQGIRNVSSNILQGSASITIEFELNKDIDVAVQEIQQKLALAQRLLPREMDPPIINKVNPEDQPILWLSVYGDAPLREMMGYVQDYLKDQFTTVEGVGEVFLGGYVDKNLRVWVDDEKLIKNQITVNDVVNSIQQQHIELPAGRIETPVIQKNVRMMGEAPNPDDFGNIVIGKRAGVPVYKPIYLKQVATIEKGLDDIRRVSRTNGKTSVGLGIRKQRGSNQVAVSLKVLKKYEALKKNMPKGMALGIVFNQTSFIRDSIRELTITLLLSALATSIVCWIFLGSFTATVNILLAIPTSILGTFLIIYFLGFTLNTFTVLGLSLAVGIVVDDAIMVLENIVRYREQGIEKVEAARTGARQITFAAFAATLALIAIFLPVAFMTGIVGKFFFQYGITISVAVALSLLEALTLTPMRSSQFLRVGERTTWFGKMVDSSFKLTAKKYKNLLGWALDRRGKVIVITTILFLASLYFFKTLRKEFVPPQDQSLLLLRFQTPPDSSIDYTSLRAKAIEAYCLKKPEVDHFFSIIGGFSGGDVNSGIVFVTLKTPGKRPVSPEHKHRLSQKELMAVFRKELNTDPKLRVIVQDLSLAGFTAQRGFPVEFAVEGPDWDILTDTSEKLRRELSKSSLMTDVDTNFLPKVTEIHVYPDRKKAAQRGVDVQTLGQTIDYLVGGEPIAKYTESGRRYDVRIRLVPSSRLKTNDINRLQLWNNRGELVNLKDIVNLVEEPASLTITRRNRERAVSIFANVAPGKSQTAALKEVTRLAKQILPPGYHIEFTGSAQTFKESFSSLAFVLLMGILISYMVLASQFNSYLHPVIVLLALPFSISGALLALWIGNQSLNIYSFIGIILLMGIVKKNSILLVDFTNQYRAQGMPVRQALIEACPVRLRPILMTSIATITAAIPPALALGPGAEIRVPMAIAVIGGVIFSTLLTLLVVPSAYSLSNKDK